Below is a genomic region from Rosa chinensis cultivar Old Blush chromosome 5, RchiOBHm-V2, whole genome shotgun sequence.
GCCCAAAGCCCGCCCAGCCCggccttgcattagggcggccggcccgaccctttctcacactaggccaaaaaagctaacagacaacggaccaaaatcgttgtgtgatttggacgatctccgttgtgtatcggagcgttgtgtgatgaaaaatcacacaacggtgctGCACCGTTGTATGACATAAAAACAGTCAACATATTTTTGTTATAAGTGTCGTGCCTTCCCTCGACAGATGCTAGAAAGAGCTGCTGCGCAACCATGCTATGCGTGGCAAGTGCATGCTTCAGACAACAAAACTTGTTTTCAAACTGTTGTTGGTTAAGCTCGTCAGACAACATGCCTTTGAATTTTACTGTTGTGTAATCGCTCCTCCCACTTCAGTTTTTAGACTATGACTGTTGTATGATTTAATTTCACACAACTAAATTTTGGTGTGTTATAAGAAgtctgttgtgtgaattgttgCTTGATTATTATGTAATAATCTGAATTTTGCATAATTAATACTCCATTGTTATCTAAATAATAGTATCGATCCATATTAGAAAGAAATCTGAATGCAATTCATCAATTCAAGTACTCCAATCCATACATTAAAgcatcaaatgtaccataaacATAGTATTTCTCAATCATTCATACATTAAAACACAAgaacaacattgagaacaatatCACTAAAGGCTGAACAGCTACTCTTCCTTGAACCTCTTCTTCACTTCATCCAAGCTTTCAATATCTCATATAAATGACTTTATCTCTCTGTTTTCAAATACCCAGCAAATCAATAATCTCAACTACAATAGTATTCCAATCAATCTTTGGAAACATTTGCGCTCCCCAGAAACAAAAagttcttttaatttcttgcaCACCGTAAACATCTAACTTTAGAGTCAAACAAAATAGCAGAATTGAACTACCTTCAAGTACAATGAATCATTAACTAATGAgtaaaattttatatatatgtacgcTTAATTATAGATATAGAAATACATGGAGCTATTCAATAAACCAAGATCAGTAATTGAAAAGCAAACACCAACTAAGATGAAGATCACTTACACGTAACGTAGACTAAGCAAACTCCACCCAAATGCCCACCAATCTTTCAGCTTAAGACAAATATATCAATTCCATTAGTAATCAGTGTTAACTCCCAGATTTGATTACCAAACTGCCCAAAATGGGATTCTTTTGAAACCCTTAAAATGATAGGAATCCTCTTAAGACACTTACTTCTGCCACTCAAACCCAGATGGGCATGGGTTGAACAAATAGGGAGCAAAAAGCCAAGAGAGTGCCATGAACCAACTGGTCATTGTAAGAAGAATGTATGATAGAGCACTGCCATCATCATATCCATAAGCAAGGTACACTATGAACAAAAGAACTACTTCCAACCTGCAAACCAGAAGGAAAATAAATGATCAGTACACAtacaaatcaattttcttttataGGAAGCACATATTTCTTTGctaacaaagaaaaatatggaTTATACCTTTTTTTTAATGCATTATCTCTTGATATATCACTAAACTGCACATGATAATTGACCATGTCTATGTTGTGAAACAACATTGCTGGGAGATTATACTTGAATAAATTAACTTGCAagtaaaaaattagaaatatcCCAACATATCTGCCAAATTTTATTACTTCCCAACCTTCCCAGATGCTATAGCAATATAGAATTTCATAATTCACCATTATATAGTGCAACTTGtcaaaaagagaagagagaagagaaagaacagGAATCACACCCTTGGATAAAATGACTGCAGAAGTAAAGCCTGTAATTCTCTGTAAACTTAGTATGCCGGACTACAAATCCCTTGCCAATTGCTTGATACTtgatagtattaaaaaaaataagcacaAGCCCAATTGACGAAAATCCCAAACTGAAAATAAAACCACTCAAGagcaatcaaatcaaaactactTGCCCTCTATGTGTTTCCTCAGATACTACATCTAAAAAGACATGACTATACCCTCAGATTCAGCTAATTCAGCTACTTTGCTCAACTAATAGAATAACTTATTTTCATTCCTTGTGACTCCTAATGGGTTTCCACCATAAAAATGTGCAAAAGGAACAAACTTGATCCTTGGATTCAGCTACTTTGATCTTCAtatacacaaacaaatcaacttaTTTGCATTCCTAGTGAATCCTAATGGGTTTTCTCCACAAATCTATGCACAAATTCATAACACAAAAGTAAAAAGGTAAAAGATCTGGGAAAAAAATTACCTTATGAGGTGACTTGGGGACCTTTCTGGGAGGCTTGGGATGGGTACAGCTCACATGAGGCCTACCATACTATGGATCCCAAAgtcagagaaaaataaaaacaaggcaGATGTGATGCAAAGCTAAAAATCTTCCACTGGTAAGACCAAACTGACCCATTTGAAGCTAGAATGCCTTGGTCGAATAGTGGCTAGCGGTTCTTAGATAGATAAAAGGAAATCCCCAAGCTCAAAAATGTACGCAGGCTAATTTCTTTTACCATCTCTATATCTGTAATGAGTACTTGCTGTATGCTTACTATAAAGTAACAAAACAAGAGTTATCGAGAACTTCTTTTCATATTGTCACTACTTACTGTAAAAAGACAAGTAGGATAACCAAAAGAAAGGTAAAGGTAGTAAACCACAGAAGTCCATCTTGTACTAATGGGCATTCCAGCCAAATTTACAACACCAATTGAACCTCGAATGCTATCTTTCCACTCTGGCTCCTCTGCAATTACGATTCCTGGAAAGTTCCCGACTACAAATAGCAAGAAAACATTCACGTATGTAACCAAATTATCTAAAAAGAAGGTACAGACAAGACTAGATTCATattaccagaaaaataaaagcagTGACATTTAACAAAGAAACCAAGAGTTTTCTGGAAGTTAAATTTGGTGTTAATTTTAATTTGTGTACTTATATAATAGTGTGGTAGATTAGCAACATTCCAATTCCAATAGAAAATTGTTTGTGTTACTTGCCTATGATCCTTCCAAACCTAAAGCCTTAAGCTATTAGTAAGCAACTCTAGAATGCATTTCAAGCGCAATTCAACTCTATGCACTGACACTAACATGTACACCCACAAAACTGAACCCAATGAGGACATATATGAGAGCAACAGAAATTACCAGAACTAGTAACTTAAGGAACAACCAAGCTCTATACTAACAATAATGAGAAACAGAACCAAAGATGTCATGTCAAGCATGAAACAATAACACATACTGTTTGGAAGGGAAACATATTAGTAGTAGGCTCAATGACTATTGAGTACTAGAAGGAAAACATAATCTTAACTTCTCTAAGTTGCCATAGCCTTTGGTCAGTGATCCTAAAATTCAAAAACCATCATATATGATGCAAATTAATCAGAAATCTTCAACTTAATTAAGTAGTATTTACCACACTATATGAGGGTTGGACTAGAACATTTAGAACATTTATAACCGTTTGTAacaaattttgaggaaaaagaaaaggtatTCTTCCATTGCTTTTTGTGGTTTCTTGGGAGGGGTAAGACCAATTTTGCATCCCTCCAAACTATTAACCTATCTCTAATGAGTAGTTACTCCAAGAGTTTGTAAAATTGGATTTAATTAACTATAAGTAGGCAATACCTTCTTACCCGGAACAATTAACTCAGCCTTTGATCTAGACCGTGTCAAGACATGCACACTATGATTATCTGCATTCCAATTTTGGAATAGAAGAAAGTTCGATTTTAGTGCAACAACCATAGACATGTAGTATAAGTATCAGTTTCATAGACAATAGGTGTTAGGAATGACCTGCATGAAGCCTTTAACCTGGCAACGTCATGTTTTGCATCTCAGACCAAGCTGCAAACCA
It encodes:
- the LOC121049062 gene encoding callose synthase 9-like, translating into MVNYEILYCYSIWEGWEVIKFGRYVGIFLIFYLQVNLFKYNLPAMLFHNIDMVNYHVQFSDISRDNALKKRLEVVLLFIVYLAYGYDDGSALSYILLTMTSWFMALSWLFAPYLFNPCPSGFEWQN